In a genomic window of Roseiflexus castenholzii DSM 13941:
- a CDS encoding PhoX family protein, which translates to MGGRDEQDKLIVRSVEGKGKEFERILEERLSRRDFLKAAAVTSGLVVAATAMNADVAAAQTRPAPLPPKFGKVAPTTPEVDEIAVPDGYYAATLIRWGEPIFADAPEFDVWTQTKEKQEKQFGYNCDYVGYFPLPSYTSNNSTRGLLVVNHEYTNPELMFPGYDVENPNPTRTQVDVELAAHGVSVIEVARGRDGRWNVVRNSPYNRRLTGYTPMTVSGPAADHEWMKTNADPTGRNVLGTLNNCAGGKTPWGTVLTAEENFHQYFANLRAMPNSDYRKAIHNRYGMPSGASERRWENFHDRFDIAKEPNEGFRFGWIVEFDPYNPNSVPVKRTALGRFRHEAATIVIAPSGQVVAYSGDDARGEYVYKFVSNGRYNPRNRAANFNLLDDGTLYVARFNADGTGEWLPLKHGFGPLNEGNGFMSQGDVLIKTRNAADALGATKMDRPEDIETNPVNKKVYIILTNNSQRGVGNGPPVDAANPRANNRAGHIIELTEEGNNHAATRFTWNIFILAGLPTDESTYFAGYDKSKVSPIGAPDNIVFDLAGNAWVATDGAASAIKLNDGLFAIPVAGSERGHVQQFFSSVAGSEVCGPEFTPDNRTLFLAIQHPGEGGTFDKPISTWPDRQGLARPSVITIQAFDNRRIGR; encoded by the coding sequence ATGGGTGGACGCGACGAGCAAGACAAACTGATCGTCCGATCGGTCGAGGGGAAAGGCAAGGAATTCGAGCGCATTCTTGAAGAGCGTCTGAGTCGCCGTGATTTCCTCAAAGCCGCAGCAGTCACATCGGGACTCGTCGTTGCTGCAACCGCGATGAACGCCGATGTTGCCGCAGCGCAGACGCGCCCGGCGCCGTTGCCGCCAAAGTTTGGCAAGGTTGCGCCGACTACGCCGGAAGTGGACGAGATCGCTGTGCCGGATGGCTACTACGCCGCAACGCTCATTCGCTGGGGGGAGCCGATCTTTGCCGACGCGCCAGAGTTCGATGTCTGGACGCAGACAAAGGAGAAGCAGGAGAAGCAGTTCGGCTACAATTGCGACTACGTTGGCTACTTCCCGCTGCCGTCGTACACCTCGAATAACTCGACGCGCGGGTTGCTGGTGGTGAACCACGAGTATACCAACCCAGAGTTGATGTTCCCCGGCTACGATGTCGAGAATCCCAACCCCACCAGAACGCAGGTCGATGTCGAACTTGCTGCGCACGGTGTGTCGGTGATCGAGGTTGCCCGCGGGCGCGATGGGCGCTGGAATGTGGTGCGCAATTCGCCCTATAACCGCCGTCTGACCGGTTACACGCCGATGACGGTCAGCGGTCCGGCGGCCGATCACGAGTGGATGAAGACGAATGCCGATCCGACCGGGCGCAATGTGCTTGGCACCCTTAACAACTGTGCTGGTGGCAAGACGCCGTGGGGCACGGTGCTGACCGCCGAAGAGAACTTCCACCAGTATTTTGCGAACCTGCGAGCGATGCCGAACAGCGATTATCGCAAGGCGATCCATAACCGCTACGGCATGCCGAGCGGCGCCTCTGAGCGCAGGTGGGAGAATTTCCATGATCGCTTCGATATTGCAAAGGAGCCAAACGAAGGCTTCCGTTTCGGCTGGATCGTCGAGTTTGATCCGTATAATCCCAATTCTGTGCCGGTGAAGCGCACCGCACTCGGTCGCTTCCGCCACGAAGCGGCAACGATCGTGATTGCGCCATCCGGTCAGGTCGTGGCGTACTCCGGCGACGATGCGCGCGGTGAGTATGTCTATAAGTTCGTCTCGAACGGGCGCTACAACCCGCGCAACCGTGCGGCGAACTTCAACCTGCTCGACGATGGTACGCTCTATGTTGCGCGCTTCAATGCGGACGGCACCGGTGAGTGGTTGCCGCTGAAGCACGGCTTTGGTCCGCTGAATGAGGGCAATGGTTTCATGTCGCAGGGCGATGTGCTGATTAAGACGCGCAACGCCGCCGATGCGCTTGGCGCAACCAAGATGGATCGCCCGGAGGACATCGAGACCAATCCGGTCAACAAGAAGGTCTACATTATCCTGACGAATAACAGTCAGCGTGGCGTCGGCAACGGTCCGCCGGTTGATGCCGCCAATCCGCGCGCCAACAACCGCGCCGGTCACATTATCGAACTGACCGAAGAGGGCAATAACCACGCGGCGACCCGCTTCACCTGGAATATCTTCATTCTGGCGGGTCTGCCGACCGACGAGTCAACCTACTTTGCCGGCTACGACAAGAGCAAGGTCAGTCCGATTGGCGCGCCGGACAACATTGTGTTCGACCTGGCGGGCAACGCCTGGGTCGCTACCGATGGCGCCGCCAGCGCCATTAAACTGAACGACGGCCTGTTTGCCATCCCGGTTGCCGGTTCGGAGCGCGGGCATGTGCAGCAGTTCTTCTCGTCGGTGGCGGGCAGCGAGGTGTGCGGTCCGGAGTTTACCCCCGATAACCGGACGCTCTTCCTGGCGATCCAGCATCCGGGTGAGGGCGGCACATTCGATAAGCCGATCAGCACCTGGCCCGACCGCCAGGGTCTGGCGCGTCCGAGTGTCATTACCATTCAGGCGTTCGATAACCGGCGTATCGGTCGCTAG
- a CDS encoding HNH endonuclease, with translation MGQRVLVLNASYEPLQFISVRRAIVLLLQDKAELVEAAEQRLRARGISLEVPLVIRLVRYIRIPRRMRLPCSRRSILMRDRETCQYCGAQPGRAHLTVDHVVPRSRGGETTWENVVTACRDCNHRKGGRTPEEAGMTLLTIPRQPQYVAFALLGELERHDVWRKYAYV, from the coding sequence TTGGGGCAACGAGTTCTCGTTCTCAACGCAAGCTACGAGCCGCTGCAATTCATCTCCGTGCGTCGCGCGATTGTGCTCCTGCTGCAAGATAAGGCTGAACTCGTCGAAGCAGCCGAGCAGCGCCTGCGCGCACGCGGCATTTCCCTCGAAGTACCGCTCGTCATCCGGCTGGTGCGGTATATTCGCATCCCGCGCCGCATGCGTCTCCCCTGTTCGCGCCGCAGCATCCTGATGCGCGACCGCGAGACGTGCCAGTACTGCGGCGCGCAGCCTGGTCGCGCCCATCTCACCGTTGATCACGTCGTACCGCGGTCACGTGGCGGTGAGACGACGTGGGAGAATGTGGTGACAGCCTGCCGCGACTGCAACCACCGCAAAGGCGGGCGAACCCCGGAAGAAGCCGGCATGACGCTGCTGACCATCCCCCGTCAGCCACAGTACGTGGCGTTCGCGCTGCTGGGCGAACTCGAACGCCACGACGTATGGCGCAAATATGCATACGTGTAA
- a CDS encoding LCP family protein has product MADDHQRRSIRGTTTRERIAARRRARRASQWSGFALALVALAVLALLTIGVTALRRAERTLAELEQNDPRQRATATSPSPTTAPQTPASSTVASPAPAEYGSANDLLARPFTVLLLGVDRRTDPDEGVRSDTLMLVRVDPQARTISMLSIPRDSVVPVPRLGWAKINAAYGYGYANAATLYGNSVEPSAAGGALAAEAVEQFLGVTIDYIAQVDFRGFERLVDSVGGVLIDVPAPVLDAEYPTENYGVERIYIPAGLQVFDGRTALIYARTRHGSSDFERSKRQQQVLRALFDQVRNRGLLANTTLLPRWIEVLTQHVRTTLPVSDLRAMAELAALARDLDSSRILQLSINPNDVAIDREDGSDIYWNPNDIAALVARWEAGPDLTATPPIAGLPTQVAVPDASPDDPLHGSVPTLLPSVVEPGAVVQVLNGARVEGIAGRVSAFLEKRGFVVADPETVTRVYEHTLIIDYTGRPETRRLLAEALGVNARYVLAPAPPDAPPPGYNVDIVVIVGRDYRQEWLNDGGR; this is encoded by the coding sequence TTGGCGGACGATCATCAACGACGTTCTATCCGTGGCACAACGACGCGTGAGCGCATTGCAGCACGACGGCGGGCGCGTCGCGCCAGCCAATGGTCTGGGTTCGCGCTGGCACTCGTGGCGCTTGCCGTGCTCGCGTTGTTGACCATCGGAGTGACGGCGCTGCGACGCGCCGAACGAACTCTGGCAGAACTCGAACAGAATGATCCACGTCAGCGCGCGACTGCCACCTCACCATCCCCGACCACGGCGCCACAAACTCCGGCTTCCAGCACGGTAGCATCGCCGGCGCCTGCGGAATACGGGTCAGCGAACGACTTGCTTGCCCGACCATTTACGGTGCTGCTCCTCGGCGTCGACCGCCGCACCGACCCCGACGAAGGGGTGCGCAGTGATACCCTGATGCTCGTGCGTGTCGATCCACAGGCGCGCACCATCAGTATGCTCTCAATCCCACGTGACTCGGTCGTGCCTGTCCCACGCCTTGGTTGGGCGAAGATCAACGCGGCATATGGGTATGGGTACGCCAACGCTGCAACGCTCTATGGCAACAGCGTCGAACCATCGGCTGCTGGCGGCGCACTCGCAGCCGAAGCGGTCGAACAGTTTCTCGGTGTTACCATCGATTATATTGCGCAGGTCGATTTTCGTGGTTTCGAGCGCCTGGTCGATTCGGTCGGCGGCGTCTTGATCGATGTGCCCGCCCCTGTTCTCGATGCAGAGTATCCGACCGAAAACTACGGCGTCGAGCGGATCTACATCCCGGCAGGACTGCAAGTGTTCGATGGACGCACAGCGTTAATCTACGCTCGCACGCGCCACGGCAGCAGTGATTTCGAGCGCAGTAAACGTCAGCAGCAGGTGTTGCGCGCGCTTTTCGATCAGGTGCGCAACCGCGGGCTGCTGGCGAATACGACCCTCCTGCCACGCTGGATTGAGGTGCTCACCCAACACGTGCGCACGACATTACCGGTGTCCGACCTTCGGGCAATGGCAGAACTTGCAGCGCTGGCGCGCGACCTGGACAGCAGTCGCATTCTGCAACTGTCGATCAACCCAAATGATGTGGCCATCGACCGTGAAGACGGCTCAGACATTTACTGGAATCCGAACGATATTGCGGCGCTGGTGGCGCGCTGGGAAGCCGGTCCCGACCTGACCGCCACGCCGCCGATTGCGGGTCTGCCGACCCAGGTTGCTGTACCCGACGCATCGCCGGATGATCCGTTGCACGGCTCGGTGCCAACGCTTCTCCCATCAGTCGTCGAGCCGGGCGCCGTTGTTCAGGTGCTCAATGGCGCGCGCGTCGAGGGGATTGCCGGGCGCGTCAGCGCATTTCTGGAAAAGCGCGGATTCGTCGTCGCCGACCCGGAAACAGTCACCCGCGTCTACGAGCATACCCTGATTATCGACTATACCGGACGCCCCGAAACACGTCGTCTTCTGGCAGAGGCGCTCGGTGTCAATGCTCGCTATGTCCTGGCGCCCGCCCCGCCTGATGCGCCGCCGCCGGGGTATAATGTCGATATTGTCGTCATTGTCGGGCGCGATTATCGGCAGGAATGGCTGAACGACGGCGGGAGGTGA
- a CDS encoding Uma2 family endonuclease yields the protein MTMPAIPYLESGDRLTRAEFERRYEAMPHGTKAELIEGVVYVASPVRFATHGEPHSRIITLLGIYAAATPGVRAGDNATVRLDWANELQPDGLLRIECGASMIDADGYVQGPPEFVAKIAGSSAAQDMHDKLRVYRRSGVQEYLVWLVFEQRIVWFALDAGDYRLIPADPDAITRSRVFPGLWLDLPALVRDDMARALAALQQGIAAAEHAAFVNRLRSVE from the coding sequence ATGACCATGCCAGCAATCCCCTACCTCGAAAGCGGCGACCGGTTGACGCGCGCCGAGTTCGAGCGGCGCTACGAAGCCATGCCACACGGTACAAAAGCCGAACTGATCGAAGGGGTGGTCTACGTGGCATCACCCGTTCGTTTTGCAACCCACGGCGAACCGCACAGCCGCATCATCACGTTGCTCGGCATCTATGCGGCAGCCACGCCGGGAGTTCGGGCCGGCGACAACGCGACGGTGCGGCTCGATTGGGCGAATGAACTGCAACCCGATGGATTGCTCCGCATCGAGTGCGGCGCCTCGATGATCGACGCGGACGGGTATGTTCAAGGACCGCCGGAGTTCGTGGCTAAAATCGCCGGTAGCAGCGCTGCCCAGGATATGCACGACAAACTGCGGGTTTATCGTCGCAGTGGTGTGCAGGAATACCTGGTGTGGCTGGTCTTCGAGCAGCGGATCGTCTGGTTTGCGCTCGACGCCGGCGACTATCGTCTTATCCCCGCCGATCCGGACGCTATCACGCGCAGCCGTGTCTTTCCGGGACTCTGGCTCGACCTGCCTGCGCTGGTGCGCGACGACATGGCCCGCGCGCTCGCGGCGTTGCAGCAGGGGATCGCCGCCGCAGAACACGCCGCTTTTGTGAACCGTCTGCGATCTGTTGAATGA
- a CDS encoding glycoside hydrolase family 13 protein, whose amino-acid sequence MTIHTPDWVKHAVFYQIFPDRFAKSERVAKPNHLQPWDSLPTPEGYKGGDLLGVIERLDYLQDLGITAIYFTPIFQSASNHRYHTHDYYQVDPMLGGNEAFRALLEACHRRGMRVVLDGVFNHASRGFFQFHDILENGPFSAYLDWFFIEGWPLSPYDGSRPANYRGWFNNRALPKFNTDNPQVREFLMRVAEHWIRQGIDGWRLDVPFEITTEGFWQEFRQRVKAINPEAYIVGEVWRDARRWLQGDQFDGVMNYLFTGPTIAYVAGPRVDPAQVVGRDYVTMPPLTAAEYARVIGDVLSRYDWEVQLTQLNLFDSHDTARLLTIARGDRSSVRLATILLMTFPGAPSVFYGDEIGLPGGVDPDARRAMPWDRPETWDMETLAYHKQLIALRHALPALRTGAFHVLYADDEVFAFARKLNDQIVIVAVNNDEQPRQVAIPVADLLSDGREMIARYGNYHNRIVHGTLHVSVPARDGLILT is encoded by the coding sequence ATGACCATCCACACGCCCGACTGGGTCAAGCACGCAGTTTTCTATCAGATTTTTCCTGACCGTTTCGCCAAAAGCGAGCGGGTTGCCAAACCTAACCACCTCCAGCCGTGGGATAGCCTGCCAACGCCAGAAGGGTACAAAGGAGGCGATCTTCTGGGAGTGATCGAACGATTGGACTACTTGCAAGACCTGGGGATCACCGCGATCTACTTTACGCCGATTTTCCAATCGGCATCGAACCATCGCTACCACACCCACGACTACTACCAGGTCGATCCGATGCTCGGCGGCAACGAAGCGTTTCGTGCGCTGCTGGAAGCCTGCCACCGGCGTGGGATGCGTGTCGTGCTCGATGGTGTGTTCAACCACGCCAGTCGCGGCTTTTTCCAGTTCCACGACATTCTTGAGAATGGACCGTTTTCCGCTTACCTGGATTGGTTCTTCATTGAGGGATGGCCCCTCAGCCCCTACGATGGATCACGCCCGGCAAACTATCGCGGTTGGTTCAACAACCGGGCGTTGCCGAAGTTTAATACCGACAACCCACAGGTGCGCGAATTTCTGATGCGCGTCGCCGAACACTGGATCCGCCAGGGCATCGACGGTTGGCGCCTCGATGTGCCGTTCGAGATTACGACCGAGGGATTCTGGCAGGAGTTTCGCCAGCGTGTGAAGGCGATCAACCCCGAAGCGTACATTGTCGGTGAGGTATGGCGCGATGCGCGCCGGTGGTTGCAGGGCGACCAGTTCGATGGCGTGATGAACTACCTGTTCACCGGACCGACGATTGCGTATGTCGCCGGTCCGCGCGTCGATCCGGCGCAGGTCGTGGGGCGGGATTATGTCACCATGCCGCCGTTGACGGCAGCGGAGTATGCGCGTGTGATCGGCGATGTGCTGAGCCGGTACGATTGGGAGGTCCAGTTGACCCAGTTGAACCTGTTCGATAGCCACGACACGGCGCGCCTGCTGACGATTGCGCGCGGCGACCGCAGCAGCGTGCGCCTGGCGACGATCCTGCTCATGACGTTCCCTGGCGCGCCGTCGGTATTCTACGGCGACGAAATCGGACTGCCCGGCGGCGTCGATCCCGACGCGCGCCGCGCGATGCCATGGGATCGACCGGAGACGTGGGATATGGAGACGCTGGCGTACCACAAACAGTTGATCGCTCTGCGCCATGCGCTCCCGGCGCTGCGCACCGGTGCATTCCACGTCCTGTACGCCGACGATGAGGTCTTCGCCTTTGCACGCAAACTGAACGACCAGATCGTGATCGTGGCGGTCAACAACGACGAACAGCCACGGCAGGTCGCCATTCCGGTCGCCGACCTTTTGTCCGACGGTCGTGAGATGATCGCCCGCTATGGGAACTATCACAACCGGATTGTTCATGGTACACTTCATGTATCTGTGCCGGCTCGCGACGGGCTGATCCTGACATGA
- a CDS encoding suppressor of fused domain protein — MTFNLTQFRAALDAAYVRDDDPTALMFDHYLRWKGSPSFIARPVFQEGMGPMETLVSRHFTVLAYQANPLYTTLCTLGASYRVIPFSRVSFGDERGVRYEYIMHAARANEQQAAELLALVAEYPFVHNVEIGPGYVMPVGEPVAPGSPMEYLYFTYPYLDDSRMYESNPWGEIERPELLIQVLWVLPIYRSEAQFIRIAGMEAFEGRLQERHAQIYDAYDLMRLPLVEG; from the coding sequence ATGACGTTCAACCTTACACAGTTCCGCGCGGCGCTCGATGCTGCCTATGTGCGCGATGACGACCCGACGGCGCTGATGTTCGACCATTATCTGCGCTGGAAAGGGAGTCCATCGTTCATTGCGCGTCCGGTCTTCCAGGAAGGCATGGGTCCGATGGAGACGCTTGTCTCGCGGCATTTCACCGTCCTCGCGTACCAGGCAAACCCGCTCTACACCACCCTCTGCACCCTTGGCGCCAGTTATCGCGTCATTCCCTTCAGTCGCGTCAGTTTCGGCGACGAACGCGGCGTGCGCTATGAGTACATCATGCACGCTGCGCGGGCGAATGAGCAGCAGGCGGCTGAACTGCTGGCGCTTGTCGCAGAATATCCGTTTGTTCACAACGTCGAAATCGGGCCAGGATATGTGATGCCGGTTGGTGAACCGGTCGCCCCTGGCTCGCCAATGGAATACCTGTACTTTACCTACCCGTACCTGGACGACAGTCGTATGTACGAGAGCAATCCATGGGGCGAGATCGAACGTCCTGAACTGTTGATCCAGGTCTTGTGGGTTCTCCCGATCTACCGTTCGGAAGCGCAGTTCATTCGTATCGCAGGGATGGAGGCGTTCGAAGGGCGTTTGCAAGAGCGCCATGCGCAGATATACGATGCGTATGATCTGATGCGGTTGCCGCTCGTGGAGGGTTGA
- a CDS encoding STAS domain-containing protein gives MTQRQVVFALLALQLIGTILLVIGQAIRNINDIIVPLGIATTLIIIGVLWAYWRGWEQAGIVDIIIVTIAVGIGTPDMLVRPYQGLIVLAPMALAQILGGPRWILISMFGVLAILTVRAGPEAGYMTAYTGDLRTIAIFAFIVLSMALSRIIADTAIRSANANAQRAEEARARADSQAKTLEEQTQVLQEQNRRQQQLLDLVTQLETPAIVLAEGVLLAPVVGPIDDRRAEAFVGRLLEVASAQRAQLVVIDIAGASNVDERAASLLGRAVQALRLIGCRVAISGISADLARTLVASGVSFDGIPTVRTPREALEAYRSVE, from the coding sequence ATGACGCAACGACAGGTTGTTTTTGCCCTGCTGGCGCTCCAACTGATCGGCACGATTCTGCTGGTCATTGGTCAGGCGATCAGAAACATTAACGACATTATCGTTCCGCTTGGCATAGCGACGACGTTGATCATCATCGGGGTGCTGTGGGCGTACTGGCGCGGTTGGGAACAGGCGGGCATCGTGGATATCATTATCGTGACGATTGCTGTCGGCATTGGAACGCCCGACATGCTGGTGCGCCCATACCAGGGGCTGATCGTCCTGGCGCCGATGGCGCTCGCGCAAATCCTTGGCGGACCGCGCTGGATTCTGATCAGCATGTTTGGCGTGCTCGCTATCCTGACCGTGCGCGCCGGACCGGAAGCCGGGTACATGACTGCGTACACGGGCGACCTGCGCACGATCGCGATTTTTGCGTTCATTGTCCTGAGCATGGCGCTCAGCCGGATCATCGCCGATACGGCGATTCGTAGCGCAAATGCGAATGCGCAGCGTGCCGAGGAAGCGCGCGCCCGCGCCGACTCGCAGGCAAAGACTCTGGAGGAGCAAACGCAGGTGTTGCAGGAGCAGAACCGGCGCCAGCAACAGTTGCTCGACCTGGTGACGCAACTGGAAACGCCGGCAATCGTGCTGGCAGAGGGGGTGCTGCTGGCGCCGGTCGTCGGTCCGATTGATGATCGACGGGCTGAGGCATTCGTGGGGCGTTTGCTGGAAGTCGCCAGCGCCCAACGTGCGCAGTTGGTGGTCATCGACATCGCCGGCGCCTCGAATGTCGATGAACGCGCCGCATCGTTGCTTGGGCGCGCTGTGCAGGCGCTGCGCTTGATCGGGTGCCGCGTGGCGATCAGCGGCATCTCGGCAGACCTGGCGCGCACCCTGGTGGCGTCCGGCGTTTCGTTCGATGGCATCCCGACGGTGCGTACCCCGCGCGAGGCGCTAGAAGCGTATCGTTCGGTGGAATGA
- the rplU gene encoding 50S ribosomal protein L21, which yields MYAIVRDRGMQYRVEEGQTLRIALLDAEPGSAIELGEVLLIGGEMPLVGAPTVDGAKVLATVLGEEKGDKIVVFRYKNKKRYRRRTGHRQEYTRVSIDKIVVGANEQHVTNTPEGETNGA from the coding sequence GTGTACGCTATTGTGCGTGACCGCGGAATGCAGTACCGCGTCGAAGAGGGGCAGACGCTGCGCATCGCGCTGCTAGACGCCGAACCGGGGAGTGCCATCGAACTCGGCGAGGTGTTGTTGATCGGCGGCGAGATGCCGCTCGTTGGCGCACCGACGGTCGATGGCGCAAAAGTCCTGGCGACGGTGCTGGGTGAGGAAAAAGGCGACAAGATCGTGGTATTTCGCTACAAGAATAAGAAACGCTACCGCCGGCGCACCGGTCATCGGCAGGAGTATACCCGCGTGTCGATCGATAAAATCGTTGTCGGCGCCAATGAGCAGCACGTGACGAACACACCGGAAGGAGAAACCAATGGCGCATAA
- the rpmA gene encoding 50S ribosomal protein L27 has product MAHKKGVGSSRNGRDSNPKMLGVKRFGGERVKPGMIIVRQRGTKFKPGANVGLGRDYTIYSLIDGVVTFEQHSRNQKRVSVYAAE; this is encoded by the coding sequence ATGGCGCATAAAAAAGGTGTTGGAAGTTCGCGCAACGGTCGCGACAGCAATCCAAAAATGCTGGGAGTCAAGCGTTTTGGCGGTGAGCGCGTCAAACCGGGGATGATCATTGTGCGCCAACGCGGGACGAAATTCAAGCCTGGCGCTAATGTGGGTTTGGGGCGCGATTATACGATCTATTCGCTGATCGACGGTGTGGTGACCTTTGAACAGCATTCGCGCAACCAGAAGCGCGTCAGCGTCTACGCGGCGGAATAG
- the rpmE gene encoding 50S ribosomal protein L31 produces MKKGIHPKHYYTQVVCGTCGSVWPVISTRENMRVDVCSNCHPFYTGEQRIVDTAGQVDRFMRRLRTSQDQQAEIARRRAEREKPEPKKRSLLKEIYGEDA; encoded by the coding sequence GTGAAGAAGGGTATTCATCCAAAACACTACTATACTCAGGTGGTCTGCGGAACATGCGGATCGGTCTGGCCCGTGATCAGCACACGCGAAAACATGCGTGTCGATGTTTGTTCAAACTGTCATCCGTTCTACACCGGTGAGCAGCGCATTGTGGACACTGCCGGGCAGGTTGATCGCTTCATGCGCCGCCTGCGCACCAGCCAGGATCAGCAGGCGGAAATCGCGCGCCGCCGTGCCGAACGTGAGAAGCCGGAACCTAAAAAGCGCAGCCTGCTCAAGGAAATCTACGGCGAGGATGCATGA
- a CDS encoding helix-turn-helix transcriptional regulator, which yields MTSERVQSKAARLRRIEHLLYNAPGGLRVVDLAERCGVDRRTIYRDLAALEEMGAPVWQQGGRYGIERDSYLSTVRLNLNEAVALFFAARLLAHHSDEHNPHVVSALQKLATSLPDATVSSHIARVADLIRERAHRTAYIRVLETITRAWADRRCVTIDYRAASGDVTQRVIEPYVLEVARSEPASYVVAHDRLRGALRTFKLERIAQATILDETYTIPDDFDPYAHFGAAWGVINETEVEVRLRFTGDAARRVRESVWHHSQQIIERADGGCDMVLRVGGVREIRSWVLSWGADVEVLAPEVLRNDIRDHAQRLAAMYQD from the coding sequence GTGACATCTGAGCGGGTTCAGAGTAAGGCAGCACGATTACGCCGAATCGAACACCTGCTCTACAACGCCCCCGGCGGTCTGCGTGTCGTCGATCTTGCGGAGCGCTGCGGCGTTGATCGCCGCACGATCTACCGTGACCTTGCGGCCCTCGAAGAGATGGGCGCGCCGGTCTGGCAGCAGGGCGGGCGCTATGGCATTGAACGCGACTCGTACCTTTCGACGGTGCGCCTGAACCTCAACGAGGCTGTGGCCCTCTTCTTCGCAGCGCGGCTGCTTGCCCACCACAGCGACGAACACAACCCGCATGTCGTTTCGGCGCTGCAAAAACTGGCGACAAGCCTGCCCGACGCGACTGTGTCATCACATATCGCTCGCGTTGCCGACCTTATTCGTGAGCGGGCGCATCGGACGGCGTACATCCGGGTGCTCGAAACGATCACCCGCGCCTGGGCTGACCGGCGGTGCGTTACGATTGACTATCGCGCGGCAAGCGGTGATGTGACCCAACGGGTGATCGAGCCATATGTGCTGGAAGTGGCGCGGAGCGAACCGGCATCCTACGTGGTTGCGCACGATCGGCTACGCGGCGCGTTGCGCACCTTTAAACTCGAACGCATCGCGCAGGCGACGATACTGGACGAGACCTACACCATTCCTGACGATTTCGACCCCTATGCGCATTTTGGCGCTGCCTGGGGGGTGATCAACGAGACTGAGGTCGAGGTGCGCTTGCGCTTCACCGGCGACGCTGCGCGACGGGTGCGTGAAAGCGTCTGGCACCACAGCCAGCAGATCATCGAGCGCGCCGATGGCGGGTGCGACATGGTCCTGCGGGTCGGCGGCGTGCGAGAGATTCGTTCATGGGTATTGAGTTGGGGAGCGGATGTGGAGGTACTGGCGCCGGAAGTGCTGCGGAACGATATTCGCGATCACGCGCAGCGTCTGGCGGCAATGTATCAGGACTGA